The genomic window gcatagccatgccgatgcttaaaagcctagggaaagagggtttcaaatatttagcgcatgtcttcaacctgtctctttccacctttgtcatccccgcaaaatggaaaatggccaaggtggtcccgctactaaagcctgggaaaccagctaacataggagagtcataacgccctatatctctcctatcgccagtagccaagacgcttgaagccattttgctcccctacttcaaagcaaatttgcagctagcctgtcatcagcatggctttagaaaactccatagcaccaccaccgcgctaaatgccattagcgcccagataaattgtggtttaaatcagaagccccaccatagaacagaacTCGTtgtgctagacctatcaaaagcttttgatacggtcaaccatgcacgttactgcaagacctgaaagggtctacccttcccccatattttaaaaggtggaccgcaaattatctgggtggtcggcaggcatcggtgcaattcagaaaattgtcatcgatatcctctaacggcagtccaaggaaacttgctgtttgaacagGGGTGGAAAATAatgaaggggtgttagaggcgttgattccacattacaattaaagagatggttggtgtcgtgtggggacacattacaagcggggcatacattttgtatgtaggggttgattctggataggtaagagtttaacctgttacagtatcgagaacgaagttgagcaagagtgacacgcgtttcctggggagtatgcgttcctcttccgcaagattcaccgggcaattcctggcataaaggtccgacgcgtgtttgtggagtttaccaaagacctgcttgtgctttttttgcttcatacggctgggttctcaggtgccgtatttgctcaaaatgcttacggagatgactccttaagcccctagggggtgttggctcatcaatcagatgtctgttgggatgcccaggtttctgggtattcaacagcaactttttggttagcatctcatttctctccctgatggggagtattctcgcctcattatgtagatggtgttctggcgacataagaagacagcccgtggcgattctgagagcagtattttggcgggCCTGTAGCTTCGACGAAAATCGGCAGCGTATATCTCTAGTCGGGTCCTGGGATCTATCCCAGAACAACGTGTCCGATTTAACCcacccttgcacgtgacacactgagtatgaccgtcctaaaaagattattttccggcaaacacagcaaaaccatttctcaggaggggggtcaggagacggacccggattgggttcgataccttcccgaggCAGGAGAGTATGGCTcccgctgctgggaggatgacaatttgtggaacacaacaaattaaatggggttacactgaaatgacagtccttggtcgggaaaaatcccgagtcgctccggtacatagaaccgactgccttggaaagCGTTCATAGACTCGTCCATTATGCTAGTCAATATGCAGATTATAATCAATTGGCTTTCCAACAGAATATTCTATAAAAAAGGATAAATATAATCGGGATATGAGTGGGAcccaacaaaaaatatatttatattgcaAGCGAATGAAAGTAAAAATTGACAGTAAAATAAGGAAGAATGATTCTTCCCTATTTCTACGGCCGACGATGTGTTATAAGCATACCTTATGTTCTGAAGATGAAGAAGTTCCCACATGTTTGCTCCAATTGCTTCCACCACTACCTTCGCAGTTTAATAAATGGCTCTCTGTATGTGCGTTTTCACATCTTATGCTGCTACTATAATTAGATTTACTTTCTAAACGTCTTCTCACTTCTTCTTCGCTTTCAATTGAAATAACGGTACCACCTTCAGTATCCAGATCTATTATGGCTCCCCTACTCTTTTGTTTTATAAATAATGCCGACATACGCTGCTGAAGATCGCGAAGTTCGCGTGTTAGTTTGAATTCTGGAGCATTTTCAAGCTCCGATGGTGGCATGGCACAACGTAAGCTATCTTCTTCATCCTTAATAGGTTCTCGGCAAACAGGGCATAAAGCTTTAAAGGGATCAACGGTCTTTTGAAGCCAGCTGGGTAATTTATCGTACTCCTCTTTATAAGTTCGCCGCAAAGCACTCAAATGTCGTCCCAGACAATAACTATGCAAATAATGAAAACATTCAGTACGGGTAAATTCATCGCCATCACTAAAACCATATAGGCAAATGACACATTGGCCACTGGGTAAATTGCTCCCAGTTAAATGTTCACGTACTACCTCAATCAAATCAAATACAACAGGGAAACCAATACATTCTTGCAATTTCTTATTACATGCTTTTTTAATATCTTCCAAACGAATATCATCCAAGCCACGCGGACGCAATAATTTAAAATGCGGACTCTCCTCTGGATATTCAGGAGTTGGGATTACTTGAAGTGTCACACAAACATATTGCTCGGCTTCGTCCCCCACTTGTGGAAACACAGTAGTTTCAATTACTTCTGGTATGCCGCTGTaattagtaacattttttaaatctTAATACATATAAtctttgaatttattttaaaacCTTTGAGAATTTTTCGTTATGTGAACATCGTCCATCAATATAGCTTCCAACGATTCTACTTCATCTATTAAACTATAGAAATATAAGCGAAATTCATACAAAATCATTTAATAAACAGGGAAACAAAATGTTAATTAAAACAATTAATTTCACTTACGAATCCATATTTTTATTAAGCAATTATTTCGTAATTAGGATTGAGTTAATCATTGTTACGGTATACAATGGAGTTTATTCTGCATATTTTAAGTAAAATCGATTTATCTATACTTTTTCtctttaaagccccgtcacataataATCACCCACAACAAaacttttgaatataaagatgttgcatgcgtgAACTTCaatggaaagcagcggagctttacaaaattctagtaggtcacttccaccacaccaaaaattttaacacaatttttaacaaaatttaagcacacaaatacactaattggagttttagagagcaAAAGATTAATTTCTGACACCATTAGCtgcataaaaattgaaaaaaataattgttaaataacaaattcagacagtggtagtttaacaaattctgctgtggtaag from Eurosta solidaginis isolate ZX-2024a chromosome 3, ASM4086904v1, whole genome shotgun sequence includes these protein-coding regions:
- the LOC137244314 gene encoding E3 ubiquitin-protein ligase RNF25, whose product is MDSLIDEVESLEAILMDDVHITKNSQSGIPEVIETTVFPQVGDEAEQYVCVTLQVIPTPEYPEESPHFKLLRPRGLDDIRLEDIKKACNKKLQECIGFPVVFDLIEVVREHLTGSNLPSGQCVICLYGFSDGDEFTRTECFHYLHSYCLGRHLSALRRTYKEEYDKLPSWLQKTVDPFKALCPVCREPIKDEEDSLRCAMPPSELENAPEFKLTRELRDLQQRMSALFIKQKSRGAIIDLDTEGGTVISIESEEEVRRRLESKSNYSSSIRCENAHTESHLLNCEGSGGSNWSKHVGTSSSSEHKDSTCTKPSGSTNFAPVVQQSHRVSGDPTNNNYHHQHNRRHFRGGKRHQHHHHHHRGERERDRDRASEHGGNSGATNTNTTTSSGAKQAKAQMANSVHGR